In Holophagales bacterium, one DNA window encodes the following:
- a CDS encoding mannose-1-phosphate guanylyltransferase, protein MFEALVLAGGSGTRFWPASRRARPKQLLALDGKRSLLQQTVDRLAPLVPPESVWISTTTELAAAVREELPEVPAQQILAEPAGRNTAPAIAYSLLAMPEARRRRPVVVLPSDHRIASPESFLATVRAAGEVAERDDRMLALGVTPRRPETGFGYLELGEPLAGADGLRRVARFTEKPDLATAERFVASGTHLWNAGIFVFRGTTLLAALERHAPDLAAGLAAIVAEPGWVDELYPRLPSISIDYAVMERLDDLATLPLDCGWDDLGSWGALAEVLASDAGGNAARGELVAVESSGNVVYSDGGTVALLGVDGLVVVRTADVVLVLPRERAQDVRRIVSELERRGRGELL, encoded by the coding sequence GCAGTCTGCTGCAGCAGACCGTCGATCGCCTCGCCCCGCTCGTTCCCCCGGAGTCGGTCTGGATCTCCACCACCACGGAGCTCGCGGCCGCGGTGCGCGAGGAGCTGCCGGAGGTCCCGGCGCAGCAGATCCTCGCCGAGCCCGCCGGGCGAAACACGGCGCCGGCGATCGCCTATTCGCTGCTCGCCATGCCCGAGGCGCGACGTCGTCGCCCGGTCGTCGTCCTGCCGTCCGATCACCGGATCGCCTCGCCCGAGTCGTTCCTCGCCACCGTGCGAGCCGCTGGGGAGGTGGCCGAACGCGACGACCGGATGCTGGCGCTCGGCGTCACGCCGCGCCGGCCGGAGACCGGATTCGGTTACCTCGAGCTCGGTGAGCCGCTCGCCGGAGCGGACGGACTGCGCCGGGTCGCGCGCTTCACCGAAAAGCCGGACCTCGCCACCGCCGAGCGCTTCGTCGCCTCCGGCACCCACTTGTGGAACGCCGGCATCTTCGTTTTTCGCGGCACGACCCTGCTCGCTGCGCTCGAGCGGCACGCTCCGGACCTCGCGGCCGGGTTGGCGGCGATCGTCGCCGAGCCGGGGTGGGTCGACGAGCTCTACCCGCGCCTGCCGTCGATCTCGATCGACTACGCGGTGATGGAGCGGCTCGACGACCTCGCCACGCTGCCGCTCGACTGTGGATGGGACGACCTCGGCTCGTGGGGCGCGCTCGCCGAGGTGCTGGCGTCCGATGCGGGGGGCAACGCGGCGCGAGGCGAGTTGGTGGCGGTCGAGTCGTCGGGCAACGTGGTCTATTCCGACGGTGGAACGGTGGCCCTGCTCGGAGTGGACGGGCTCGTCGTCGTGCGGACCGCCGACGTTGTCCTGGTGCTGCCGCGCGAGCGTGCCCAGGACGTTCGCCGGATCGTCTCCGAGCTCGAACGGCGGGGTCGCGGCGAGCTGCTGTAG
- a CDS encoding lysophospholipid acyltransferase family protein, whose translation MQWKMARQGKLAARINTWALNHGFPALAWLAPRARRGFLLANARWIIALVMTLHHRPKKAIAANLARILGADPRSRQVRRATAEMLRHFAYYWTDLFRFAQLPSEEARRLIVRDDGGEHVERLRAEGRPILLLTAHLGNWELGGVLLAHKQLPVSVVYVKDAFAEAERFRSNLRTQGGVEQVPIRPNDPFASLPVLRALREGRLVALQGDRDFDDHGLEMDFFGAPARFPPGPFHLARMTGAAVVPAFVVYSPDYRFEIEFGKPIEVARDGDREVAVATALRAWVQVLEGAVRAHPTQWYTFYDFWNPPPAKAPGVEPAAEASRPAASTPLSAPTHESLR comes from the coding sequence ATGCAGTGGAAAATGGCCCGCCAGGGCAAGCTCGCCGCGCGCATCAACACCTGGGCGCTCAACCACGGCTTCCCGGCGCTCGCCTGGCTGGCGCCGCGGGCACGGCGCGGCTTCCTGCTGGCCAACGCCCGCTGGATCATCGCCCTGGTGATGACGCTGCATCACCGGCCGAAGAAGGCGATCGCCGCCAATCTCGCCCGCATCCTCGGCGCCGACCCGCGGTCGCGCCAGGTGCGGCGGGCGACCGCCGAGATGCTCCGCCATTTCGCCTACTACTGGACCGACCTCTTCCGTTTCGCCCAGCTCCCCTCCGAAGAGGCCCGTCGGCTGATCGTCCGCGACGACGGGGGCGAGCACGTCGAGCGCCTGCGGGCCGAGGGGCGACCGATCCTGCTGCTCACCGCGCACCTCGGCAACTGGGAGCTCGGCGGCGTCCTGCTGGCGCACAAGCAGCTCCCGGTGTCGGTCGTCTACGTCAAGGACGCCTTCGCCGAGGCCGAGCGCTTCCGCAGCAATCTGCGGACCCAAGGCGGCGTCGAGCAGGTGCCGATCCGGCCGAACGACCCGTTCGCCAGTCTGCCGGTGCTGCGCGCCCTGCGCGAAGGCCGACTCGTCGCGCTGCAGGGTGACCGGGACTTCGACGACCACGGGCTGGAAATGGACTTCTTCGGCGCCCCGGCGCGCTTCCCGCCAGGGCCGTTTCACCTCGCCCGGATGACCGGGGCGGCGGTGGTGCCGGCCTTCGTCGTCTACTCGCCGGATTACCGCTTCGAGATCGAGTTCGGCAAGCCGATCGAGGTGGCGCGCGACGGGGACCGCGAGGTGGCGGTAGCGACGGCTCTCCGCGCCTGGGTGCAAGTGCTCGAGGGCGCCGTGCGAGCGCATCCCACGCAGTGGTACACCTTTTACGACTTCTGGAATCCGCCGCCGGCCAAGGCCCCCGGGGTCGAGCCCGCCGCCGAGGCGAGCCGGCCGGCCGCCTCCACGCCGCTGTCGGCCCCGACACACGAGTCGCTCCGGTGA